A window of the Citrus sinensis cultivar Valencia sweet orange chromosome 9, DVS_A1.0, whole genome shotgun sequence genome harbors these coding sequences:
- the LOC102617645 gene encoding adenosylhomocysteinase, whose protein sequence is MALSVEKSASGREFKVKDLSQADFGRLEIELAEVEMPGLMACRAEFGPSQPFKGAKITGSLHMTIQTAVLIETLTALGAEVRWCSCNIFSTQDHAAAAIARDSASVFAWKGETLQEYWWCTEKALDWGPGGGPDLIVDDGGDATLLIHEGVKAEEIYEKTGKLPDPASTDNAEFQIVLTIIRDGLKADPKKYHKMKERLVGVSEETTTGVKRLYQMQENGTLLFPAINVNDSVTKSKFDNLYGCRHSLPDGLMRATDVMIAGKVAVVCGYGDVGKGCAAALKQAGARVIVTEIDPICALQALMEGLQVLTLEDVLSDADIFVTTTGNKDIIMVDHMKKMKNNAIVCNIGHFDNEIDVLGLETYPGVKRITIKPQTDRWVFPETNSGIIVLAEGRLMNLGCATGHPSFVMSCSFTNQVIAQLELWKEKSTGKYEKKVYVLPKHLDEKVAALHLGKLGAKLTRLTKEQADYISVSADGPYKPLHYRY, encoded by the exons ATGGCTTTGTCCGTCGAGAAATCCGCTAGCGGTCGTGAATTCAAGGTGAAGGATCTGTCCCAGGCTGACTTCGGCCGCCTCGAAATCGAGTTGGCCGAAGTCGAAATGCCGGGGCTCATGGCTTGCCGCGCCGAGTTCGGCCCTTCACAGCCCTTCAAAGGAGCCAAGATCACCGGTTCACTCCACATGACCATCCAGACCGCCGTCCTCATCGAGACCCTCACCGCTCTCGGCGCCGAAGTCCGCTGGTGCTCCTGCAACATCTTCTCAACCCAAGACCACGCGGCCGCCGCCATCGCACGTGACTCCGCCTCCGTCTTTGCCTGGAAGGGTGAGACCCTCCAGGAGTACTGGTGGTGCACGGAGAAAGCCCTGGACTGGGGTCCCGGCGGCGGCCCAGATCTCATCGTCGATGACGGTGGTGACGCCACGTTGTTGATCCACGAGGGAGTCAAAGCTGAGGAGATCTACGAGAAGACCGGGAAGTTGCCCGACCCGGCCTCCACCGACAACGCCGAGTTTCAGATTGTTTTGACTATCATTAGAGATGGGTTGAAGGCCGATCCCAAGAAGTACCACAAAATGAAGGAAAGATTAGTTGGTGTTTCCGAAGAAACCACGACCGGTGTCAAGAGATTGTATCAGATGCAAGAAAATGGAACCCTCTTGTTCCCTGCCATCAATGTCAATGACTCTGTCACCAAGAGCaag TTTGATAACTTGTATGGATGCCGCCACTCGCTCCCAGATGGTTTGATGAGAGCTACTGATGTTATGATTGCCGGAAAGGTTGCTGTTGTTTGCGGTTATGGTGATGTTGGCAAGGGTTGTGCTGCTGCTTTGAAGCAAGCCGGTGCTCGTGTAATTGTTACCGAGATTGATCCAATTTGCGCTCTCCAGGCTCTTATGGAGGGTCTTCAAGTCCTAACCCTTGAGGATGTCCTCTCCGATGCTGACATCTTTGTTACCACCACCGGTAACAAGGACATCATCATGGTtgaccacatgaagaagatgaagaacaatGCAATTGTTTGCAACATTGGTCACTTTGATAATGAAATTGATGTGCTCGGTCTTGAGACCTACCCGGGTGTTAAGCGCATTACCATCAAGCCCCAAACTGATAGGTGGGTCTTCCCCGAGACCAACTCAGGCATCATCGTGTTGGCTGAGGGACGTctcatgaacttgggatgtgCCACTGGGCACCCCAGCTTTGTGATGTCCTGTTCCTTCACCAATCAGGTGATTGCCCAGCTTGAGCTCTGGAAGGAGAAGAGCACCGGCAAGTACGAGAAGAAGGTGTATGTTCTGCCCAAGCACCTCGATGAGAAGGTTGCTGCTCTTCACCTTGGCAAACTTGGAGCTAAGCTCACCAGGCTCACCAAGGAGCAGGCTGACTACATCAGTGTGTCCGCCGATGGTCCTTACAAGCCTCTTCACTACAGGTACTAa